The nucleotide sequence tcatcacatgtcacactgccacccagattagtatcatcagcaaacttgctgatgttattctcaatgccttcatctaaatcgtagatgtaaatcgtaaacagctgtggtcccaataccgagccctgtggcaccccactagtcaccacctgccattccgagaaacacccattcaccgctaccctttgctttctatctgccaaccagttttctatccatgtcaatatcttccccccaatgccatgagctctgattttacccaccaatctcctatctgggaccttatcaaatgccttctgaaaattgaggtacactacatccactggatctcccttgtctaacttactggttacatcctcaaaaaactacaatagattagtcaagcatgatttacccttggtaaatccatgctggctcagcccaatcctatcactgctatctagatatgccactatttcatctttaataatggactctagcatcttccccactactgatgttaggctgacaggtcgatagttctctgttttctccctccctcctttcttaaaaagtgggataacattagccattctccaatcctcaggaacagatcctgaatctaaggaacattggaaaattattaccaatgcatccgcaatttccagggccacctcctttagtaccctaggatgcagaccatctggacctagggatttgtcagccttcagtcccatcagtctactcatcaccgtttccttcctaatgtcaatctgtttcatttcctctgttaccctatgtccttggcccatccatacatctgggagatcgcttatgtcttccttagtgaagacagatctaaattacttattaaattcttctaccatttctctgtttcccataacaatttcacccaattcattcttcaagggcccgaCATTGTTctgaactatcttctttctcttcacatacctaaaaaggcTTTTGCTATccttctttatattcctggctagcttgcgttcgtacctcattttttctccccatattgcttttttagttaaattttgttgttccttaaaaatttcccaatcccactcaccttagctctgtcatacttccttttttttaatgctatgcaatctctgacttcctttgtcaaccactgtggcccctttcccccctttgaatccttccttctccgggggatgaactgattttgcaccttgtgcattattcccatgAATagctgccattgctgttccactgtcttttctgctaggatatcgttccagttaactttggccagctcctccctcatggctccatagtttctcctgttcaactgcaacactgacacctccgaactgcccttatccttctcaaattacagataaaaacttatcatattatggtacTACCTcccaatggctcctttacttcaagatcacttatcaaatcttgttcattacacaagactaaatccagaatagccttatccctggtcggctctcgtacaagctgttccaagaatgcatcccgtaggaaCTCTGCActctatcctgtggtccagcaccaacctgattctcccagttcacctgcatgttgaaatcccccataactactgcaacattacctttgccacatgccaatgttaactccctattcaacttgcacccaatattcatgctactgtttgggagtctgtagacaacacccatttgggtccttttgcccttactgttcctcagttttatccacacagactctacttctcctgatcctatgtccccccttgcaaaggactgaatctcattcctcaccacagggccaccccaccccctctacccacatttctgtccctacgatagcacatatacccttgtacattcatttcccaggtctgacctccctccagccatgtctctgttatcccaacaacatcatagttacccattcgcacctgggcttcaagctcatccgccttatttctgacactttgtgcattcagatatagaatttttagcccatttctccactctctgtttaaatcgctgcctattgtgcttaacccagctccccgaactcccattgggctatacgccccgacaattttgttgtccttcctaaatttacttattctttctgcacatttaactccattttctgtcagaccatccctctgtacatgtgtcctccttatcacttgttccacctcacctttctctactacacacttaatattcaggaaccatgtagtccccacctgtcctttattcttcatctcactatcctctctcacattctggatccctgccccctgcaagtttagtttaaacccccccgagcagcactcgcaaactttcctgcaagaatgttagcactgctccagttcaggtgtaaaccgtcccatctgaacagatcccaccttccttggaacaaagcccaattatctaaaaacctgaagccctccctcctgcaccatcctctcagccgcgtattaatctgtataatccttctgtttcttgcctcactcgcacatggcacaggtagcaatcctgagattgttaccctggaggtcctgcccttcagctttgtacctaactccttgaactcactacgcaggaccccctcactcattctacccacgtcgttggtccccacatggaccacaacatctgggttgttgccctccctctcgagaataatctgcacccgatctgagatgtcctggactccagcaccagggaggcaacataccatccgagactcacgatcttccccacaaaatctcctatccgcccccctgactatagaatcccctatcactaccactctcttctcttccctcctcccttcctagtcgagggtccaacctcagtgccagagacaggaccactgcagcttgttcctggtaggtcatccccaccaacagtatctaaaacggtatacttattgttgatgggaacggccacaggggtgctctgctctctctgtctgctccccctgcccctcttgactgtcacccatttgtctacctcctgtcttttcggtgtaaCTACCTCCTTCTTGTAACTTGGCTGTTTCTCGCTGTGCTGTATTTTGTTTTGAATGTCTCACTGCTTGGTGGTTGTGTTGGGTtagttttaaaaatacctcatcaccaatgttatgctttgtaaattcaaaacattaaattaattcaaaagaAGATCAGGAGTTCGAAACGCAAGTGTAATCTCGTGTTTAAGCGAAGTGCGCACATTTCATGTGGTAACATGATGTCGTATGcatttaatgtatttttacatataacttgTAATCAATTATTCAAACAAAAAAGACTGCTTGATCAACCAATATACATatgcaagattactcaaatataactgaaatattaaatacacgacGATACTGAAAGTGATTCATTTTTCCCAGACTCTTATTGGGGATTGATAAGTATGTGTGAGTGAGGCAGGTTGACACTGGATCATTGTCTATGGATGATTCATGTTGTCTTCTTGTATGTTGCAGTAAAGGAGTCACCGTCGTAGCTTCAGTGAGAATCGTCATTCTTTACTGAAGATTGAAGCAGAGactggagaggggaaggaaggcCTGGAAAAATGAGGTTGTGTTCAAAGAGCTAACACTAGGCCCAGGCTACAGGCTCAGAGAATGCATCTTctggggtggcacggtagcatattGGTTAGCGTAATGTTATACAGTGCCAGTAAGCACCGATCAGCGCTTGTTTCCCATCGCTGCCCAGCACAACCCTCGCTGATTTGATCTgatgcaagtgacacatttcattgtgtaTGTTTCAATTTATGTGTGATGAATAAAGATAACTCCTAATCTCATCTCTTCTGTTCCCGTCTCCTGTCTTTGATGCTGGGCTGAGGACCTGCTCAGATCTCTGGCTGGAGGAGAGCCAGAGATGCAAGCACTCTCTCCTCCCCCGCTGTGGATCTGTGAATATGGGAACTTAAGGAGCACAAGGTGGTCGAAAGCATaggtagagtggatagccagagacttttttcccagggtagaaacatTAAGATGATCagaggaaaatataggggggaTATTAGAGttaatttctttacacagagactgtATGGAGTGCtcaccagggatggtggtagagacagttgcattagggacatttaagaaagtcTTGGATAGAAAAGTGGCAGGTTTTGTAGGAGGGACGGGTTAGATTGATCTAAGCATAGATtcaaatgttggcacaacatcgtggactGAAGGGGAAATTCTAAGATTGTGTTGGTGAACCATGGTGACACATTgcaggcctgtactgtgctgtaatgttctatgttattATATCAATAAACACTACCCATTCCAGTTGCTATTGATAACAGATAATACTTCAGCATTCAAAGTCATTCATTGTTCCAGGGTTTTTAGGAAACTGCCTTTTCTCCTCTCCTGTGGGTGGTACCATTTCATGTCCTTTATGTGTCCGCAAACAAAAGGAACCAATCAGCAGTCTGCACACAATATCTGCATTTTGAAAGCCATATTCTTGAAGCAAAATACAGGGTTGATTGATAAATTATGTTGGCAATCCAGTATTCAGTGTAAAGATAAACAAACAAATTCTATGAGCAGGTTTTCTGGAATGGGTTTTCAGTTGTTATtgattaaagatgaaatatgcaaTCTCTGTTATAATTCAGTGAGATACTGGGTGAAGGGTGACAAAGTGGCGAtacgtccctaccaaaggaggtttaaggcgctccttccctccactagcctgtggGTCACCCTtcagcaaggtgtaacacctgcgtAACCCCCTGatagggtcacgtgaaaccatggcagcaggtgatggatggtcggaTGAACATCTGgttcaagtcctggttatgccctGATACCAGGCtgtcaatctctgaagagtattgataatggttggggtcacctgtcttgtaaaggcactgcctagAAGAAAACAATGGCAAATAACTCCTGTAGAATAACTTGCCaacaaagaccatgatcacctgcattatacgacacggcacatgatgatgatgaatggCTGGCAGTTTGGTATGAATGTGCTGGTCTGTTTCTGCATCTGGAGTAGTGAGACAGATCCCAGCAGGAGACCTGAGGGTTTGATTTCCCCAGAGTCCTTGGTCAGGTCAGAAATTAGCTCAGTTGCTTGGTGTTGGACACATTATTAAAGTGATTATTACAGATCGGAGTCCATTCCATTGTCTGAGGGAGATAGCTCTTTCAGAAGTGACTTGTACAgtggtgaattcaggaacctggGGTAAGAGTCCCTGTGCATCAGTGCATACACGTGCATCTGTGCCTCGTCAAAGATGTTTGTTGTTGGTGTTGCCATGTTTTTGTTGATTGCTTCTCGCACGCTGGCATCAATGCTGATCTGGAAAAGAAATCCatcaatgagcaaagaaatgctggaggaactcagcaggttaggcagcatctatgcaaatgaacaaactgttgatgttttgggccaagacctttttgtggtactggaaaggaagagggaagatgtcagaattaaaaggtgggaggaggaggagaaagaggTCTAGCTAGAACAGGGTTCCCTTCCTGGGGTCcaaggaccccttggttaatgggcAAGGTCCATGGAATAAAAAAGATTGGGCACCCCTGAGACAGAAGGTGATAGCTGAGGCCATGTGGGTGCCCTCTATGCCCGAGGCACTATGCCCTCTTCATAGTGCACCATCTGTAGCAGTAATTTCCGATTCACactgctgatcctttttcccatACCAAGAGCATTTCTTTCTCAGCCACTCATCTTACAGTCTGCATCATCTGAGCTAATCTTCCCCATATCTATCCTTTCAGCCTTTATTCATACTTCAGGATTTCCAAGTGGccccccatttcaattctacttccctttCGCATTCTGACATTTCAGTCCACAGCCTGCTCTGCTCACACGGTGAGGCCAcgctcagattggaggagcaacactttatattccaactgggtagcctcctccctgatgttatgAACATTCATTTctgaaacttccagtaattggcCTCCCCCCTTTACTATTCCCCATTCCTGCTTCCCTCTCTCATCACCTTCTCCCATCACCCTCTCTCATCTccctacctgtccatcaccttcctccccttccccttcttcaaTGGAATTCTGCCCTCTCCTCTcagcttcccccttctccagccctttatctctttctctaatcaacttcccagctctttacttcacccctccccctctcctggtttcacccatcacccaccacctgtacttcttcctccaccaacccctccttcttattctgacttctcccctttctttccagtcctgatgaagggtctcagcccaaaatgtctactgtttacccttttccatagatgctacctagcctgctgagttcctccggcattttgtgtgtgttactgtagtaattttatgtattgtactgtactgccgatgcaaaaaaaaaccagaTTTCATAACGTgtgtgtgatgataaacctgattctgatatcggTCTCTAtagtggtctgggagtgggaagggggcagggagaggagagtcatagttgggaaaaggagaagggagtgggaaacaccagagagacaatcTGTAATGATTGATaagctaattgtttggaatcaaatgaccttgcctgttgTCATAAGGCTGGGTGAGTCTGCCCTTGgagctccttctctgccacctgccccacacccctcctgtggcactctgccctcaccattcccaacatcctttgctcccaccagatttacaatcttgctccctgctccatgttgacaaatacagtacttttttgtgcaaaaatcttaggcaccctagctatatatatgtgcctaagatttctTCACAGTTCTGTATATTAGGAGCAATATACAGTGGCCAGTGACCAACCCAGTGGCATGTTGTGAGAGGACACAAGAATGGCAGGGGATATTCAtggggacacagggagaacacatGAACTCCATTCAGAGAGGAAGACAGGACTGAAACCGGGTCACAAGTGGTAGGAGGCAATAGCATTTGGAAAATCTGGATGATGGGAAGGTAAAAAGACAGATGTTGCATCTCTTGCCACTTGGTGCTTACTGTCTTGGCTCAAGCACGAAGAATGTTGAAAAGAACTAAAGGTGTTCAAGCTATCAAAGAACACTAAAGAAGCTATcaaggtcaaagaacactgaggctgtctacaagaaggggcagagccgtctctacttcctgaggagactgaggtcctttaacatctgccggacgatgctgaggatgttctacaagtctgtggtggccagtgctatcatgtttgctgttgtgtgctggggcagcaggctgagggtagcagacaccaacagaatcaacgaactcattcgtaaggccagtgatgttgtggggttggaactggactctctgacggtggtgtctgaaaagaggatgctgtccaggttgcatgccatcttggacaatgactcccatccactccataatgtactggttcggcacaggagtacattcagccagagactcattccatcaagatgcaacactgagcgtcataggaagtcattcctgcctgtggccgtcAAACCTTACAACTCCgctctcggagtgtcagacaccctgagccaataggctggtcctggacttatgtccacttggaataatttacttattattacttaattatttatggttttatattgctatatttctacactattcttggttggtgcgactgtaacgaaacccaatttccctcgggatcaataaagtatgtctgtctgtctgtcaatgtgTTCATCACTGCTGTCTACATTCCCCTTTCACCTCTCGAGCGTTAATGCTAAGGTTGCACTGGGAGATCTTTACAGTATGATTGGCTCTCTACAAAACATGCCTCTAAGTGGTCTCTTCATAACTATAGGAAGCTTAAATCTGTTATGTGTTGTGGGGTTTATTGTACTTTTtataattgtgttctttatgcttcatgtatcttttgtgctgcatcagatccattttgttctcctttacattcgtGTACTGAAGAGTTACAATAAGCAATCTAGACTCTTGAACTCAGAAGGGAAGTAAACTTACAAAACAATTAAGAATGACAGTGGAAGAAAAAGCATGTCAGCTGCAGGCCAGTGAGTCATAGAGCTGTGTATGTGCTCAAATTCCTTGTAAAAACTTTGATCACAAAATATAGACCAACACTGAGGAAGTATCACATTGATACTTCAAAACAGCAGGAAAATTTACGAAGTATTGAGTTGTTAAAGACTCTGTGTGAATACAAATTCTTTCTTCCTTATTTTGTGTCCATGACTCACCTCCTTTGGAGACAGAACTGAAATATAATCAAAATATATTGATGTTGCCTTTTCCATGATTGAGGTTTTCTGATCTTCCTGCTTGAATTCTTCACAGGCAAGCCAGAAAAGAATGTTTTCATCGCTGTGCTCACTTTGTAAGAACTTTGATAAGAATTTCCTCCCATTTGGATCCTTTAGGAGGTGTTCAAAGGACTTGGACCAAGATATGACTTCATCCAGATTCACACTCAGTCTGTTGAGTATAGATGGAGAAAGAAATCATTGGAAGCTTAAAGATTTCCCCCCTTCCTTCGCAGGACTGAGGATAGGTCCTtgtctgaaatgttgacactttattcctctccatagatgctgcctgacctactgggttcctctagcattttgagtgtgtgttatTCTAGATTTCTAGAATCTAGAATCTTTTGTCTTTATGCATTCAGTTTGTTTTCTATCAGaataaacaattttgaatttgtAAGAGAACAGTGGTTAAGTTTATCTGTGAATCATGGACTTGATGGAAAAGAGTTCAAATATTCTGGAACATGAGGCAAATTCTGGGCAGAACAATATAGTATGTCCAGTAGCAACAATAGAAAATGGTGGAGatactaagcaggtcaggcagcatctgagaagCAATAATGTTCAAGTTAATTTACAGTTGATAACTTTTTATCAGAACCTTGTGAAAGGCCAACCTTATCTCCCTCTGCCTGCAGATATCCTTTGATCTGCTGGGTTGAGCTTGCAAT is from Hypanus sabinus isolate sHypSab1 chromosome 30, sHypSab1.hap1, whole genome shotgun sequence and encodes:
- the LOC132383596 gene encoding regulator of G-protein signaling 17-like isoform X2, with amino-acid sequence MDSEEIQMRRQTSQSDNSSQASSQCRRRPNTCCFCWCCCCSCLTVRNKDIDDHSQKFSIISKQDSLQKQEERLSVNLDEVISWSKSFEHLLKDPNGRKFLSKFLQSEHSDENILFWLACEEFKQEDQKTSIMEKATSIYFDYISVLSPKEISIDASVREAINKNMATPTTNIFDEAQMHVYALMHRDSYPRFLNSPLYKSLLKELSPSDNGMDSDL
- the LOC132383596 gene encoding regulator of G-protein signaling 17-like isoform X1, which codes for MSAYCLWSDTFIILEKEWVAISTLVLRVICSVLSLIYKVENVVLPSPFQAMDSEEIQMRRQTSQSDNSSQASSQCRRRPNTCCFCWCCCCSCLTVRNKDIDDHSQKFSIISKQDSLQKQEERLSVNLDEVISWSKSFEHLLKDPNGRKFLSKFLQSEHSDENILFWLACEEFKQEDQKTSIMEKATSIYFDYISVLSPKEISIDASVREAINKNMATPTTNIFDEAQMHVYALMHRDSYPRFLNSPLYKSLLKELSPSDNGMDSDL